The DNA sequence GGATCTTCCAGGGAAGTCGGGTCTCCCCAGGCCTGAAAGTCATTACCGCGTTCCACGGCCAGAATGGTATATTGCGGTCCGTCTGAGATACTTTCATACGTTCTGGGAAAGTCGTCTCTGAGCAGTAGACGATTGCCGACATAATGCGACAAAGCCAGTCCATCCGGTGTGACTTTTTCTGTGATCAGCGGATTTAGATAAAGGGGAACCTGTTTCTGAAAGAGATTATAGTTAACGGGATGTGTCCAGCGCATCTTTAGATTTATCTTTGAGTACAATTCTGCTTCACCTAAAAAGGGGAGAATTGCAGTCTGCCAGCCATGATAGGGATGAACCGATTCCTTAAACAGGGCGTGTGGTGGGTACCGGTATCGATCTTTGTAGTAATCGATGACTGCACGGTTGATGTGTCTCAGATTTTTCTTGGAATCAGACCGGTTGGTGGCGACCACCATTCTGTCCAGAAAGAAGGTGGGGGCTTCCGGTTGAGTACGTGTGGAGACCACGTTAGCGGGTGAGACTTTGTGGGTGTCATCCTGCTGAGTTGATCCATTTTGTTTCATCAACGGAACATCCAGAATATCCTGGAACAGAAACAACAACAGCAAGATGGAAAACAGACATCCGCCCAGTATGGTCATCAGGCTTCGGTGCGAGGGGGTGAACTGATTTGTCGATTGGACAGTTCCTGAATTATGATCGGGCTGTGAATTCATAATGAAATATCTCACTCTGCATTTTAAATGCTGGTCATACAATAGATTTAAAGCTCACAAAGAGCTGATCTGAAACCTGGTTAAGAGGCAGGCTTCAACGTCGCATAGGCTCAGTAGAAACTAAAACAGGTTCACGAGAGCCTGGATGAGGGGAATCAGCAGCAGGCTGCCCATAAAGATGGAACCACAGATAATTACGATCCATTCTTTCTGCTCGATCGTCAGCAGCGGGCTGGATTCGAGATCCAGATCGTGCACCCGCTCTTTTGATTTCCTGCCTCGGGAACGAGACGGAACACTGGACTTCTTGAGGGTTGGCAACAGTCCGGGGATCTCGCGTGCCTGGATTCCCGTGCCTGACATTCCCTCGCGAATCTGGTCCCGGGGAGAGATTTTTCCCTGCGATGCGAGTTCTTTCAGCGCACCTCGCGTGAAAGGGCCTGTGATTTCAGAGGCTTGTTCGAGGTATAAGTTAGACATGAGGCACTACAGTTTCCGAGTTTCGGAGCAGGAGAGATGGATCTGGAATGGAAAGGCTGGTTCAATAGTCCCAGATCCGTTCATTTCCATCGGGAGTACTTAAACTTCGTAAGATTTCAGGATCAGTATTTTCTGAAATGAAACGCACGCTTCCATCAAGCATGAGAACATTGGTGCCTCCCTTAAAAGATTTTTTCTGTCCGGGGCCGAGTATCTCATGGGGTTTAGCAATGTTGCCT is a window from the Gimesia benthica genome containing:
- a CDS encoding DUF1559 family PulG-like putative transporter, whose translation is MTILGGCLFSILLLLFLFQDILDVPLMKQNGSTQQDDTHKVSPANVVSTRTQPEAPTFFLDRMVVATNRSDSKKNLRHINRAVIDYYKDRYRYPPHALFKESVHPYHGWQTAILPFLGEAELYSKINLKMRWTHPVNYNLFQKQVPLYLNPLITEKVTPDGLALSHYVGNRLLLRDDFPRTYESISDGPQYTILAVERGNDFQAWGDPTSLEDPQKIIGPDKVSSFADGNQALMCDGSVRLISKDIDPAILKALSTPSSADSTGDF
- a CDS encoding DUF4339 domain-containing protein, with protein sequence MSNLYLEQASEITGPFTRGALKELASQGKISPRDQIREGMSGTGIQAREIPGLLPTLKKSSVPSRSRGRKSKERVHDLDLESSPLLTIEQKEWIVIICGSIFMGSLLLIPLIQALVNLF